GGTCGCCTTCCTCGACTCGTCGTTCCTGTCGCTCCCCGAGATCAACGACCTGCTGGTCGTGCTGCTCGTCGTGGGGCACCCGGAACGGATGCCCTTCTACGCTCTGATGGCGACGCTCGGCTCGGTTACGGGCTGCCTGGTGTTGTATTCCATCGGCAAGCGCGGGGGCGAGGCGCTGGTCCGCCGGCGATTCAGCGGGCCGCGGGTCGAACGGGCGCTCGAATTGTCGCGGCGGTACGGCGTGCTGGCGATCGCCGTGCCGTCGATCCTGCCGCCCCCCGCGCCGTTCAAGATCTTCGTCCTCCTGGCGGGGGTGGCCGCCGTCCCCGTCTGGAAGTTCACGGTGACGCTCGCGGTGGCGCGGGGATTCCGCTATCTGACTGTGGGCGTCCTCTCGATTCTGTACGGCGAGGAGGCGATCGGGTTCATCGAAGAGAACGGCCGCGCTGTCGCCCTGGCGATCGCGGTCCTGATTGTCGTGGGCGCGGCGGGCTGGCTGCTCTGGCGCCGGCGGACGCAGAACGCGGCGCGCGCCGGCCACCTATAATCGGATGCCGTGACGACTCCCGAACTGTCGGTCGTCGTTCCGCTCTACAACGAGGAGCCGAACGTCGCGGACCTGCACCGCGAGCTGACGGACGTGCTCGATGGGTGGGGCCGGCCGTACGAGCTGATCCTGGTCGACGACGGCAGCACCGACGGGACATTCGAGAGGTTGCGCGCGCTGCACGCGGCGGACCCGCGCCTCAGAGTGCTTCGCCTGCGCCGGAATTTCGGCCAGACCGCGGCGTTCGCGGCGGGCTTTGCGCATGCGCGGGGACGCCTGATAGCCACCGCGGACGGCGACCTGCAGAACGACCCGGGCGACCTGCCGGCGATGGTCGACCTGCTGAACGACGACAATGACATCGTCTGCGGCTGGCGCCGCGACCGGAAGGACCCGTGGCTCACCCGCCGCCTCCCGTCGCGGTTGGCGAACTGGATCATTTCGCGTACCACCGGCGTTCGGCTGCACGATTACGGCTGCTCGCTCAAGGTTTTCCGCGGCGACGTCGTCCGCTCGATGCGCCTCTATGGCGAGATGCACCGGTTCATGCCGGCGATCGCGAGCGAGCAGGGAGTGCGGATCACCGAGATGGTGGTGAACCACCGCGCGCGGCGCGCCGGCCAGTCCAAGTACGGGTTGTCACGCACGGTGCGCGTCGTGCTCGACCTGTTCACGGTGAAATTCCTCCTGACCTACTCGACGCGTCCGCTCCAGATGTTCGGTCCTCCCGGGCTGCTCCTGGGTGCGATCGGCGTCGTGCTGACCGGCTACCTGGGCTATATCCGGCTGTTCACGGACCAGGGGATCGCCGACCGACCCTTGCTTCTGCTGGCCATCCTGCTGATCTTCGCCGGCATGCAACTGGTCACGCTCGGATTGCTGGCCGAACTCCAGGCGCGCACCTACCACGAGTCCCAGGGCAAGCCCATCTTTGCCGTGCGGGAGCGGCTCGAACCGCCCGCCGATGCCCCGCGGTCGGAGACGGCTCCGCTTGGCGCCGAAGCCGAAGTGCGGCAGCCCGTTCGGTGATCGTCCCGTGATGCGAAACCGGTCTTGCCTTCTGTCCGGCATCGTCGCCCTGAGTTGTCTCCTGACGGGCGTGACCCCGGCCACCGCCCAGGAAGCGACCCCGCCCGCCGCCCAGGCGCCGCGCATCACGGTGCAACTGAACGGCGCGTTCCAGGCGGCGCCGTCCGCTTTCGGCGCTCGTTCCACCGAGCAGGCCTACGGCGAGGAGGCGACGTTCGAAACGCTCCACTCACTCGACGGCGGTCCGACGGCGGATGCCAGCCTGATGCTTCACCTGGACGATCGCTTCGGGTTGGGCGCAGCCGTCAGCTGGATGCGGGTCGCGGACACGGCAACATTTGCCGGTGCGGTGCCGCATCCGCTGGAGGCCGAACGGCCCCGCATGCCGCCGCCGCAGGAGTTCGCCTTCGAGCGCGAGGAGCTTGCGGTCCACCTGTTCGCGGCCTGGCGGATACCACTGAGCGAGCGGATGGAGTTGACCCTTTCCGGCGGACCAACCGCCGTCAACGTGACGCAGGACACCGTGGTGGGATTGCTCTTCCGGGAGGGGGCGCCCCCGGACTTCGAGCAGATAGGGCTCGAAGCGGAGACGGGCGAGCAGCGGCGCAACGCCATCGGTGGCCACGTCGGGATCGACTTGGTGTTCATGGCGACCCGGCACCTGGGCTTCGGCTACTTCGTTCGATTCGCCCGGGCGACGGTCGAGCTGCCGGGCCGGGGCGAGGCGACGATCACCGCCAACGCCGGCAACGTCCAGACCGGCGCGGGCTTCCGTTTCCGCTTCTGAGCGAGGCGGCCGCGCGACCGGACGCGTCCGCGCGACGGAACGCGTCCGTCAACGCGGGTCGCGCGACAATCGCGGCTGGCCATCGGCGGCGTCGAGTTCGTACAGCGCCTTCAGTTCCTCGAAGAAGCCTCGTGCGACGAGGGCGTAGCCTTCCTGCGTAAGGTGCAGTTCGTCTGCCGCCAGGCAAGGGAACGAATCGGGGGACCGGCCCATGGGGGCGTCGCTGCAGCGGCCGTCTCGAATGATCCGGTGGACGTCTACCAGAGGCACACGGTTCACTGCGGCGATCTGGCGGATCTGCTGGTTGTACGGTTCGACCCGGGCAGCCGACGTGTGTCTTGAGCCCTGCGGTGGAATCGTCGCGATGATCGGATCCCGCCCTCCCTCTCTCGCTGCGAGCGCCATGCGCCGGATCGCGTCGGCCGCGGCCATGCCCTGCTCCCGATCCACGTCGATCGTTCCCTGCATGATGAGTACGACGTGCGGGTCGTGGCGCCCTAGGGCCGCTTCGAACCGCGGCCGCGCGCCGACCGCGTTGTCGCCCGGCAGCCCCTCGTTCGCGACAGTAATCTCCTGGGTGAGGTACCGGCTCCGGAGCAGGGTCTCGAGCACGGCCGGATACGCCGTGGTCGGCGTGACGCCGGCGCCGTAGGTCAGGCTGTCACCGAACGCCAGGATCCGGGTTACCTCAAGCCGGCGGAAGACGGTGACCTCCAGCGAGCAACTGGCGGTCAGTCCCAGTTGGTCTCTTCCCTCGCACGTGACGGCATGCCGGCCGAGGGGGAATCCGGATCCGGACGGCGGCGTGCAGTTGACGTCAACCGGAGCGAGTCCGCCGACAATCGTCGGCGGATCGAAGGTGACGCGGGCCGGCCCGCCATCGGGCGATTCGACTGGCGGGCTGACCGGGCAGACGAGAGCGAGGCTTTGCACCCTATCGGGTGGGAACGACGTCGGAGCGGTCGGCTGGGTAGTCGTTTCCGCGCAACCCGCTCCGGCCAGAAGCAGGCTGAGGATTGCCACCGAGCGGCGTGCGGGATACGGCGCCAAGCGGCGGCGCCAGAGGGGCGTGAGCGACAAGGCCCGGTACTATAGCCCGCCGTCGACTGCGGTGTCTGGTGGTCGTGCGCTCAGAGGCCGCGCCGCGGCCGCCTCCATCGGGCGACACTGATGTAGTACGCTCCGACCCGCATGTCGGCGAAGCATGCCTTCGGCAACCGCAGCGCCAACTTCCACGCGCTGCAGGTGAGCGGTGTCCCGCTTCGAGATCGCCGCGTGCTGGAGATCGGTTGCGGCAACGGCTACCTCAGCGAGTACGTTCGCAGTCTCGGCGCCACTGTCGTCGGTTGCGACATCACACCGCCCGCCGTGCTACCCGACGTGCAGTTCGTCCAGGCTGACGGTGCGGCGTTGCCGTTCGGACAGCACTTCGACGTCGTCATGAGCTTCGACGTGCTGGAGCACATTCCGGATACTGATCAGCATCTGCGGGAAGTTCGGCGCGTCCTGCGTCCGGGCGGCTGCTACGTGTTGCAGACACCGAACAAGATGACGAACGTGGTATTCGAGACCATTCGCTGGCGGAGCTTCACGGCGTGGAAGTCGGATCACTGCTCCCTCCACACGTTTGGCCAACTGCAGAGGCGGTTCCGGGCGGCGGGATTCTCGTTGCAGTTCCTGGACGTTCCCGTCGTCAATCGGTATTTCGTCGATAAAGTCCGCTCGCAATTGGGGCAGCTCGGCGTTCTGGCTGTCGCGCTCTTCAATCCGGACCGGTTTCCCCTTCGTTTCCGGACCAACTTCTACGCCGTTGCTCGGCTTCGTAGCGCCGACGCCGCAGACCGCTAATCAGATTCGACGAGACCGGCTGCCTTGGCTAGATCCCGCCGTCAGCGTGCGGCGTCAGGCTGACTTGCGCGCCAAGGTACCGCGCGTCGACCGACCCGAGCCGGCCAAGCTTCGGAATGAAACCGGAGGTGGTTTCCACGGACAGCACGTACGCCCAGCGCCGCAGGGAGTAGACGCCCCGCGACCGGAGCGTGACCGTCGCCTCGACTCCCGGTTGAAGCTCCAGGGTCGCCGAGTCGCCTCCCAGGCTGATCGTCGCCCGGTTCGGGACCGGCGACTCGATGGTCACGGTCACCGCATCGAGCGGTTTCGGACTCCGGAGGATGACGTCACCCCGCCGCCGGCCGTTCACCCAGAACTCGGTGAGGCTCGACGGGTGGACGTTGTGGTCGAGCAGATACATCATCAGCTCCGGCTCCGAGTCGTAGGTAATCCGGCTGCGCCGCCGGTCGAGCGAAACGGGGAGATCGTTGATCATCGTCAGCTCGACCGGCAGGGCGCGCAGCAGGCCACGCTCGGCGATCAGGTACGGTTCCTTCGCGGCGCTGAACGGATTGATCAGCACATGCCCGATGAACGCCGTGCCGCCGGCGAACGCGGCGACGGCCGGCATGAACGAGCCAAGCCGCGGCGTCAGGAACAGGAGCACCGGGTAGACGCTCAGGAAGTACCGGTTGCCCGGCGGTCCCCCTCCGCCCGACCAGGTGTACGGCATGTAGGCCGCGAGGGCGACCGCCGTGAAGGCGAAGGTCCCCAGGATCGCCCATTGCCACGGGCGCCGGTCGCCACGCACCAGCAGAAACAGCGTCACCGCGACGACGCCGGGAAAAAAGAACGGCAGGAACCCGAAGTGCCGGCCGACGACGAAGTAGCGAAGGTTCTCCGCGAGCAGCACGGCGCTACGCGCTAGCGACGGCTCGTCGACGATGATCTCGTTCGTCGTCATCGCGACGCCGAGCGCGTCGAACGTCGCTTCGGGGCGCTCGAAGGGGTAGGTGTCGTAGAAGGTCTTGCGGTTGCCTCCCTGGTAGTTCATCTCGCCGGAGATCGCCGCATTGCTCAGGAAGCCGCCTGCCGTCACGGCGGCGAAGACGACGCCGATCGCCGTGGCGTGCGCGAGCCGCCGCCGGTGCGCGGCCAGCGCAAGCAGCGGGACGATCAGGAGCACGTGCGACGGCTTGGAGAAGGTGATGAGCCCCAGGATTGCCGCCGCGGCGATGTCGGATGCCGGTCCGCGGAGGAAGGCGCCCCAGGGGCCGTCGCGCGGCGGCGCCACTTCCTTGTAGCACCAGAGGAAGTAGGCGAATGTCACCGCCGCGACATGGAAGAAGTCGGAGCTGAGAAAGACCGCGTGCACGGGCACGATCGACACGCCGAAGAAAGCGAGGACGTACAGGAGTGCGGGGCCGGGCCGCGACCGCGCCGCTACGAACGCGTAGGCCGCGAAGCCCATCCCCGCAAAAAGGAGGACATGCAGGACGAACATCCCGTTCAGGCCGAAAAGGCGGACGAACGGCGCCGCAATAACCGAATAGACGTACGCCTTGCCGAAGTAGAGCCGGTCGTACCCCGCCTGGTCGCCCGCACCGGTCTTCAGGAAGATCCCCGACGGGCCTTCTTCGTACACCTCGTAGAAGCGGGCGATGTCTTCCGTCTCGTAGACGAGGTCGCCGTCGTACGCGGCGCTGAGCGCCATGGCGACGTACGTTGCCTCGTCGCCCTTGAGTCCGAAGCCGGTTCGGGCGATGTCGATCGACAGTGCGCCGCACGCCCCGGCAAACAGCAGCAGGATCGCGGCGAGACGGCCGGTATCCCAACGGCGCGGCGCGGGCGGCGGGGTAGCAGCGGGCGCGAGGTCGCCGGTTTCGATCGGCATGGCTCGTCGCCCAATTATGAAGGATGGGCCGTCGCCGTCAGAAACTCCAGGTCGGCGTCGGCCAGGCCGCGGGGCCGCCCCTCCCGCCGGCGCGTATCCATCAGCTCGTAGAGCCGCTCCATCTTTCGGACGAACGTGCGGATGTCGTACCCGGCCCCGGTCGTTTTGGCGGCCGCGGCCAGCGTGGCCCGGCGGTCCGGGTCGCCCAGCAGCCGAAGGATGGCGTCGGCGAGCGCCGGCGCGTCGCGCTTGGGGACGACGACGGCGTCGTGTCCGTCATGCAGGATGTCTGACAGCCCGTCGGCGTCGGTCGCGACGATTGGCCGGCCGGCGGCAAGCGCTTCGAACGCGGTGAGGGGCGTCCCTTCCCAAAGCGAGGGGAAGACAACGAGGTCGAAGGCGCTGAGCGCCCCCGCGACGTCGCGCGTGAAGCCGGGAAAGTGGACCCGTTCCGCCACGTTCAGCTCACGGGCCTGCCGTTCGAGGTCGGCCTGCAGCTCGCCTTCGCCGACGATGCAGACATGGACGTCGGGTGCGGCGTCGAGCACGCGCGGCGCCGCCGCGACCAGGTACTCGTTGCCCTTGGATGGCATGAGCCGGGTGATGGTTCCGACGATTCGGCCGTCGGCGGGAAGGCCAAGCGCCGTCCGCGTCGCTCGAACCTCCGCGTCGCTGCTGGATCGCGCAAACTCCGCGACGGGCGCTCCGAGGTAGACGACGCGCGTGCGCGCCGGGGGTACGAGGCGCGCGCGGGTGACGAAGTCCGCGGTCGAGCGCGACACGGCGACCGCCAGGTCGGTGTAAGGCGCAAGCAACCGGTCCGCCACCTTCTGGAACCAGGGCGTATCGGTGAGGTTCGCGTGTTCGTGGAGCAGCGCCGGCAAGCCGCGCCGCGCCGCGGCGAGGCGTCCGAACGTCGTGGCGCCGTAGCCATGCAGGTGCAGGACGTCCGCGTCGCGCCGGTCCAGCTCCGCCAGCAGCGCCGGCAGCGTCATCGGATCGAACTTGGACCGCGACAGGTAGGTCACGTCGACACCGTAGTCCTCCAGCCGATCCCCGGACGTGTCGGGCGCCCGCAGGCTGATCAGCGTAACGTTGAAGCGCGTCACGTCGAACGCCGGGATCATCCAGGCGAACAGCCGCTTGACGCCGTGCATGCGCGAGCCGGGCCACCCGAGGTGATCGCAGATCTGGACGATGTTCAGACGCCGGTCCGTCACAGCCATCCCCTTTCACGGTACCCGACGGCGGTCCGGTGGATCCCCTCCGGCAGATCGATCGCCGGTTCGAAGCCGAGTTCAAGGCGGGCGCGCGATCCGTCGAAGGCGCGGCTCTTGGTGAAGAAATCGACGCGGCGGCGGTAGAGTGGCGGCTCGATCCGGAACGGGACGCAGAGCAACTCGCAAAGCGCTCCCGCCAGCCAGACCGGGGCCACCGGGATTCGCCAGCGGGGTGGTGGGACACCGAACTCCGCCGCGATCATCCCGACCAGCTCGGCGAGGGTCGTGTAGCGCGGTCCGGCCAGCAGGTAGGTCCGCCCGGCGGCGGCAGGAATCTCGCCACAGCGCCGGAAGCCCTCGACCAGGTCATCGATGTAGGTGAGGTGATAGAACACCTCTCCGCGCCCGATCATCGGAAAGCGGCGGCGCGCAATCGCCCGGAACATCTTCAGGAAGCGGGTGTCGCCGGGCCCATAGATACCGATGGGCCGGGCGACCACGACCTCCAGGCCGTCCGCCTCGCCCTCCGCCCGCGCGATCCGCTCACCTTCGAGCTTCGATGCCTGGTAGACGTCGCCCGGCGCGAGCGGGGCGTCCTCGTTCGCCGGGGGCCGTTCAATGTGGCCGTGCACGCCGCCCGTGCTGCAGTGGACGAAGCGACGCGCGCCCGCCTTTCGCGCCGCCGCTATCAGAGCCCGCGTGCCCTCCGCGTTCACTGCGTGGTACGCGGAGTCGGAATGTCCCGCCGTCCGGTAGGTGGCGGCGATGTGGTAGACGATGTCCACGCCTTCGCAGGCGGGCGGGAGCGATGCGGCGTCGGTCAGGTCGCCGGCGACGATCGCGACGCCATTCGCCGACAGCGCCCCGGCTCGGTCCCGGCTCGCCGGACGGACAAGGCCGCGGACCGACTGCCCCCGTTCCGCGAGGTGCCGGGCGAGATGACCGCCCGTGAAACCCGTCACGCCGGTGACCAGGACACTCACGCCCGGCCCGTCTCCGTCCCCGGGCCGTCGCCGGCGTCGGGCGGCGTGTCGAGCAGGTGCGCGTAGGCGGCCGCCGTGCGCGACAGGTAGGAGGCCCGGCTGTAACGCACCTCGGCGAGGGCGCGTGCCGCCTCGGCCAACCGCGTCCGTTCCTCCGGCTGATCGATCAGTTCCGCCATTCCCTCGGCGAGGGCGACGGGATCCGGCGGCACGAGCCGCGCCGTCTCCGGGGTCAGCACCTGAGTGTGCGTGCGTAGGTCGGTCGCCAGGATCGGCCGTCCGGATCGGAGGTACGAGTAGATCTTGAGTGGCGTGTTAGTGCCGCTGATTCTCGGCGAAACCAGGATGTCGCAGGCCGCGACGAAGCTGGGAATCTCCTCTGGCGGGCGCTGTCCGGCAAAGACCAGGGGGCTGCCGGCCCGTTCGGCCCGGACCCGGGCGGCGTCCACCTGGACCGGAGTGCCGCCGGCGACGAGGACGCACGCGTCGGGGTGCGTGACGTGGAGGCGTGCTGCGGCGTCAATCAACAGGTCCAGACCCTGGTACGGTTCGAAGGTTCCGGCATAGAGGAGCACCGGCTGATCCGCCTCGAGCCCGTAGCGTGCGCGCAGCGCATCCCGCGGCGTCCCGGCAGCGTGATCAACGTCGCCCCCCATCACGTTCTCGATGAGTCGGGCGCGGTCGCCCGCGCCGAGCGCGATTGCCGTGTCCTGCAACTCCGGGCAAATCGTGACGACTACCCGCGAACGCTCCACCATGGTCCGTTCCGCCCATTCGAAGAGTCGCTGCGCCACCGCCAGCCGCGTGTAGCGGAAGTTGCGGAGTTGCTGCGGCAGGCTGGAGTGCATGTCGTACAGGTGCGGCACGCCGATCCAGGACGCGAGCCAGACCCCGAGCAATCCCGCCTCCTCGTGCGAGTGGATCGCCGCGTAGCGCCGGTTGAACGCCAGGCGCGTCGCCGTGATCGTCAGCAGCAGGTCGAGAAAGACCTTCACGATCGAAGGACCGACCGGCACGCGCCGGACGAACGGCAGCCGGGCGCAACGGTGAATCTCCAGGTTCTGGATCGCGACATCGGCGCCCAGGGGGTAGGTCACCAGGTCGATCCGGTATCCTAGTTCCGACAGCGCCTTGATTCGGTGATACTCGCTGAAAGGGGTGCCTCGCGGCTCGAAGAACGGTTCGGGCGCGAGCATCAGGATCCGAGCGGAAGCGTTCACGCTGTTCGGCCGTCCCGGCGGGCTGGTCGGTGGCCTGAATCGGCCTCGCCCTGAAGCCCGCGCAGTATAGCACGCCGGCCGCCGGTGACCCGTCGGGCTGCTGTCACCGACGGGAACCAATCATCCGATAACGAGGGAGAATGACTACGCGCCGTCAGGGTCTTGCAGTGTGCTGGTGCATCGCGGCTTCCGTCGCCGCCCTGGTGGGCTGTGGTGTCGAGAAGAGCCGCAATCCGCTCAGTCCGTCGATTGCCGGCCCCATCGAGGGAGTGGTCATCAGCGCACCGATGCCGGCGACGGCGGGCGGTGGGCTGATCAGGGTGACCGATCAACCGATCACGCTTCAATTCAGCGCCGCCACGTCGAACAGCGAACGGCCGTTCTGGTACGAGATTGAGCTCTCTACATCCAACGCGTTCAATATGCTGGTCCACGCGGCCGACCAGGTGGCGCCGTCCGGCGACTCCACCGAGTCGTACCAGATCCCGCCGCTCGATGCCGAGCAGCAGTACTTCTGGCGGGTCCGGGCGCTCGACGGCGCGAACACGGGACCGTATTCGGCGGTAGCCACGTTCGAGGTGTACACGCCGGTCACCGTCGGTCGCCCGGAGCCGGTTTCCCCGGTCGGCGACGCGCGGGTGGACGGATTGTCGGCCGTGCTTACGGTCCGCAACGCCAGGGTGACCGGGCCGGCGCGTAACGTGCGGTACGAATTCCAGTGGGCGACGGACGCCAGCTTGTCGCAGGGTCTCGCGACGGCCACAGTGCCGGCCGGCAATGCCAACACGTCCACGACAGTTCGCGGGCTGGAGCATGCGACCCGGTACTACTGGCGCAGCCGCGCGCTGGCGGACGGCCAGGAGCGGGACCCGATTGCCGGCGCGTGGTCGCAGGCGGCATCGTTCATGACGCAGCCGCGCGTAGTCGTACCGCCTCCGACGCCTCCTCCGAGGCCGGGGCCGATGACGGCGCCGGGCCTAGGCCAATGTTGTCCACCGCCGAATCGGTTCTCGGTCGTTCAGGCCATTATCGAGGCGACCGGCAACCTGTATCGAGAGGACATCCAGCAGTTCACAGAGCGGGTGGCGGAATGTCTCGCGGCCGAGGATGGCGACTGGGGGCGTCGATTGAACGACTCGGGTGCGGTCGGCAAGGACACGGTCGCGTATCGGACGTCTAAGGGGCGCGGCGATGGCCCGTACAGTATCGACATCATGCGTGGTGCGGAGAGCAGCGATCCCCATCCGCACTGGACCATCCAGTCGCACGAGGGCATCGAGGGGCGGGTCGGAGGAAGTTGGTTCGCTGTCGATGGCGCCGGCTGC
Above is a window of Acidobacteriota bacterium DNA encoding:
- a CDS encoding DedA family protein, yielding MTRIVAWVQAFALGIGGPGLFLVAFLDSSFLSLPEINDLLVVLLVVGHPERMPFYALMATLGSVTGCLVLYSIGKRGGEALVRRRFSGPRVERALELSRRYGVLAIAVPSILPPPAPFKIFVLLAGVAAVPVWKFTVTLAVARGFRYLTVGVLSILYGEEAIGFIEENGRAVALAIAVLIVVGAAGWLLWRRRTQNAARAGHL
- a CDS encoding glycosyltransferase family 2 protein, translated to MTTPELSVVVPLYNEEPNVADLHRELTDVLDGWGRPYELILVDDGSTDGTFERLRALHAADPRLRVLRLRRNFGQTAAFAAGFAHARGRLIATADGDLQNDPGDLPAMVDLLNDDNDIVCGWRRDRKDPWLTRRLPSRLANWIISRTTGVRLHDYGCSLKVFRGDVVRSMRLYGEMHRFMPAIASEQGVRITEMVVNHRARRAGQSKYGLSRTVRVVLDLFTVKFLLTYSTRPLQMFGPPGLLLGAIGVVLTGYLGYIRLFTDQGIADRPLLLLAILLIFAGMQLVTLGLLAELQARTYHESQGKPIFAVRERLEPPADAPRSETAPLGAEAEVRQPVR
- a CDS encoding HYR domain-containing protein, which gives rise to MSLTPLWRRRLAPYPARRSVAILSLLLAGAGCAETTTQPTAPTSFPPDRVQSLALVCPVSPPVESPDGGPARVTFDPPTIVGGLAPVDVNCTPPSGSGFPLGRHAVTCEGRDQLGLTASCSLEVTVFRRLEVTRILAFGDSLTYGAGVTPTTAYPAVLETLLRSRYLTQEITVANEGLPGDNAVGARPRFEAALGRHDPHVVLIMQGTIDVDREQGMAAADAIRRMALAAREGGRDPIIATIPPQGSRHTSAARVEPYNQQIRQIAAVNRVPLVDVHRIIRDGRCSDAPMGRSPDSFPCLAADELHLTQEGYALVARGFFEELKALYELDAADGQPRLSRDPR
- a CDS encoding class I SAM-dependent methyltransferase; this translates as MSAKHAFGNRSANFHALQVSGVPLRDRRVLEIGCGNGYLSEYVRSLGATVVGCDITPPAVLPDVQFVQADGAALPFGQHFDVVMSFDVLEHIPDTDQHLREVRRVLRPGGCYVLQTPNKMTNVVFETIRWRSFTAWKSDHCSLHTFGQLQRRFRAAGFSLQFLDVPVVNRYFVDKVRSQLGQLGVLAVALFNPDRFPLRFRTNFYAVARLRSADAADR
- a CDS encoding glycosyltransferase, whose amino-acid sequence is MAVTDRRLNIVQICDHLGWPGSRMHGVKRLFAWMIPAFDVTRFNVTLISLRAPDTSGDRLEDYGVDVTYLSRSKFDPMTLPALLAELDRRDADVLHLHGYGATTFGRLAAARRGLPALLHEHANLTDTPWFQKVADRLLAPYTDLAVAVSRSTADFVTRARLVPPARTRVVYLGAPVAEFARSSSDAEVRATRTALGLPADGRIVGTITRLMPSKGNEYLVAAAPRVLDAAPDVHVCIVGEGELQADLERQARELNVAERVHFPGFTRDVAGALSAFDLVVFPSLWEGTPLTAFEALAAGRPIVATDADGLSDILHDGHDAVVVPKRDAPALADAILRLLGDPDRRATLAAAAKTTGAGYDIRTFVRKMERLYELMDTRRREGRPRGLADADLEFLTATAHPS
- a CDS encoding NAD-dependent epimerase/dehydratase family protein, which codes for MSVLVTGVTGFTGGHLARHLAERGQSVRGLVRPASRDRAGALSANGVAIVAGDLTDAASLPPACEGVDIVYHIAATYRTAGHSDSAYHAVNAEGTRALIAAARKAGARRFVHCSTGGVHGHIERPPANEDAPLAPGDVYQASKLEGERIARAEGEADGLEVVVARPIGIYGPGDTRFLKMFRAIARRRFPMIGRGEVFYHLTYIDDLVEGFRRCGEIPAAAGRTYLLAGPRYTTLAELVGMIAAEFGVPPPRWRIPVAPVWLAGALCELLCVPFRIEPPLYRRRVDFFTKSRAFDGSRARLELGFEPAIDLPEGIHRTAVGYRERGWL
- a CDS encoding glycosyltransferase family 4 protein, encoding MNASARILMLAPEPFFEPRGTPFSEYHRIKALSELGYRIDLVTYPLGADVAIQNLEIHRCARLPFVRRVPVGPSIVKVFLDLLLTITATRLAFNRRYAAIHSHEEAGLLGVWLASWIGVPHLYDMHSSLPQQLRNFRYTRLAVAQRLFEWAERTMVERSRVVVTICPELQDTAIALGAGDRARLIENVMGGDVDHAAGTPRDALRARYGLEADQPVLLYAGTFEPYQGLDLLIDAAARLHVTHPDACVLVAGGTPVQVDAARVRAERAGSPLVFAGQRPPEEIPSFVAACDILVSPRISGTNTPLKIYSYLRSGRPILATDLRTHTQVLTPETARLVPPDPVALAEGMAELIDQPEERTRLAEAARALAEVRYSRASYLSRTAAAYAHLLDTPPDAGDGPGTETGRA